Proteins encoded within one genomic window of Arachis ipaensis cultivar K30076 chromosome B08, Araip1.1, whole genome shotgun sequence:
- the LOC107612085 gene encoding uncharacterized protein LOC107612085, whose product MSSKNSRIHHHNNNVVEDHNHDSLIYQTYPCGYYVQSPSTQNDAESTFHSPIRSETNPTNEYDPAGRFALCRYSSRGSSHSFLHHKKVSYDSSHDTVATGDVNRLVIIDGPGGHEDEEEEEEERGLFYHEYYDGAMKKKGGWERYFSYKNSDSWAWISLQMSWRVLVSLGVALLVFYIATKPPSPNVSLEIAKIPEFKLTEGVDRTGVTTKILNCNCSMNLIIENKSRFFRLHILPPIMDMKFSILPFASSRGPELYAESGLTIFALQLGTKNKPMYGAGRSMQDMLDSGRGLPIIIRVSMTSSFKVVPNLINPKFRHHLDCVVLLNKAYDKKHRTQVFHSTCKLK is encoded by the exons ATGTCCTCCAAAAATAGTAGAATccatcatcacaacaacaatgtTGTAGAAGACCACAACCATGACTCACTAATATACCAAACATACCCTTGCGGATACTATGTCCAGAGTCCCTCCACTCAAAACGATGCCGAATCGACCTTTCACTCTCCAATCCGGTCCGAAACCAACCCAACAAACGAATACGACCCGGCAGGCCGGTTCGCCCTCTGTCGCTACTCCTCCAGAGGATCCAGCCATTCTTTCTTGCACCACAAGAAAGTGTCTTATGATAGTAGCCACGACACGGTCGCCACCGGGGACGTTAACCGGTTGGTTATTATAGATGGCCCCGGCGGCCACGAGgacgaggaggaggaagaggaagagagaggGTTGTTTTACCATGAGTATTATGATGGGGCGATGAAGAAGAAAGGAGGGTGGGAGAGGTACTTTTCTTATAAGAACTCGGATTCATGGGCGTGGATTTCGTTGCAGATGAGTTGGAGGGTTTTGGTGAGTTTGGGAGTTGCATTGCTTGTGTTCTATATTGCTACAAAACCTCCTTCGCCCAACGTCTCCCTTGAG ATCGCAAAGATTCCAGAGTTTAAGCTAACGGAAGGAGTGGATAGGACTGGAGTGACAACAAAGATCCTGAACTGCAATTGTTCCATGAATTTAATCATAGAGAATAAATCCAGGTTCTTTCGTCTCCACATTCTTCCTCCAATCATGGACATGAAGTTTTCTATCTTACCCTTTGCGTCCTCTCGT GGACCAGAACTCTATGCGGAGAGTGGATTAACAATCTTCGCATTACAATTGGGAACGAAGAACAAGCCCATGTATGGTGCAGGAAGAAGCATGCAGGATATGTTAGATTCTGGAAGAGGATTACCAATAATAATACGTGTCAGCATGACGTCATCTTTCAAAGTGGTTCCCAACCTCATCAATCCCAAGTTCCGTCACCATCTTGACTGTGTGGTTCTTCTCAACAAGGCTTATGATAAGAAACACCGAACCCAAGTGTTTCATAGCACCTGCAAATTAAAGTAA